One region of Streptomyces capillispiralis genomic DNA includes:
- a CDS encoding DUF6271 family protein, translated as MRRGTDVHRICLTLPTNRECSATITAVAAEADHAARHFDVEVHLLILDSSDEATLAAHARTVAALPGAPHVVVHHLDESAQRDFLRAAIARAALPDPERVLGLMLPDAVSYGACTNRAFLIAAALGCRSVHRRDSDSRYQLFDGEPVYPVHHELTSLGRRAADAAAGVSEVVLDPAVAHRPVSMVGASFIGELSVDIGGIQELDKEVYDEVVGLWAPGHWSDEQRRGLAEESFKGAGLLPFAGDHATLTVVDPMRVDMCNIAFLGDVYERLPLPPATATIGSDYFLIHAVHDAALPGVLHNRHIENYYTGERRTHAGFLAYQTRFVKFLLSMLYFHFVYDRMAEAGAGLLDGDGRLDPAPFAAFLAESVGLDRTENERRLDTVEAAYRRLGGRYAEFARAVAADRQRLLDGAARDTEDFVLLIGAWRALVDASRDAGPRSALR; from the coding sequence ATGAGACGGGGAACCGACGTGCACCGGATATGCCTGACGCTCCCGACCAACCGGGAGTGCTCCGCGACCATCACGGCCGTCGCCGCCGAAGCCGACCACGCGGCACGGCACTTCGACGTCGAGGTGCATCTGCTGATCCTCGACTCCTCCGACGAGGCGACCCTCGCCGCGCACGCCCGGACGGTCGCCGCACTGCCCGGGGCGCCGCACGTGGTGGTGCACCACCTCGACGAGTCCGCGCAGCGGGACTTCCTGCGCGCCGCGATCGCACGGGCCGCGCTGCCCGATCCGGAGCGGGTGCTCGGCCTGATGCTCCCGGACGCGGTCTCCTACGGCGCCTGCACCAACCGCGCCTTCCTGATCGCGGCGGCGCTGGGCTGCCGCTCGGTGCACCGCCGGGACTCCGACTCGCGCTACCAGCTGTTCGACGGCGAACCGGTCTACCCGGTCCACCACGAGCTGACCTCCCTGGGCAGGCGGGCCGCGGACGCCGCCGCCGGGGTGTCGGAGGTGGTCCTCGACCCGGCGGTCGCGCACCGCCCGGTGTCGATGGTCGGCGCCTCCTTCATCGGGGAACTCTCCGTCGACATCGGCGGCATCCAGGAGCTCGACAAGGAGGTCTACGACGAGGTCGTCGGCCTGTGGGCGCCCGGCCACTGGTCGGACGAGCAGCGGCGGGGCCTGGCCGAGGAGTCCTTCAAGGGCGCCGGGCTGCTGCCCTTCGCGGGTGACCACGCGACGCTGACGGTGGTCGACCCGATGCGTGTCGACATGTGCAACATCGCGTTCCTCGGGGACGTGTACGAGCGGCTGCCGCTGCCGCCCGCCACCGCGACCATCGGCAGCGACTACTTCCTCATCCACGCCGTGCACGACGCCGCGCTGCCCGGTGTGCTGCACAACCGGCACATCGAGAACTACTACACCGGGGAGCGCCGCACCCACGCCGGCTTCCTGGCGTACCAGACGCGGTTCGTGAAGTTCCTGCTGTCGATGCTGTACTTCCACTTCGTCTACGACCGGATGGCCGAGGCGGGCGCCGGGCTGCTGGACGGCGACGGGCGGCTGGACCCCGCGCCGTTCGCCGCGTTCCTCGCCGAGAGCGTGGGGCTGGACCGCACGGAGAACGAGCGCCGGCTGGACACGGTCGAGGCCGCGTACCGGCGGCTGGGCGGGAGGTACGCCGAGTTCGCGCGCGCCGTGGCGGCGGACCGGCAGCGCCTGCTGGACGGGGCCGCGCGCGACACCGAGGACTTCGTGCTGCTCATCGGGGCCTGGCGGGCCCTGGTGGACGCGAGCCGGGACGCCGGGCCGCGGAGCGCCCTCCGGTGA
- a CDS encoding GNAT family N-acetyltransferase — MRVRTVAEDDWPRIAALEAEVYAPASLSEGIEALRSRGRASPSTCFVLETGGRVAGYVLALPYPRFRSPDLARPEEGTFDSRNLHLHDLVIAGDLRGRGLGSRLLRHLTATAERSSFERISLVAVGGTESFWAGHGYRPDPGAHLPGGYGDGAVYMSCPVQSHRHGGPEEGS; from the coding sequence GTGCGCGTCCGCACCGTCGCCGAGGACGACTGGCCGCGCATCGCCGCCCTGGAGGCCGAGGTGTACGCGCCGGCCTCGCTGTCCGAGGGGATCGAGGCGCTGCGCTCCCGGGGCCGGGCCTCCCCGTCGACCTGCTTCGTGCTGGAGACCGGCGGCCGCGTCGCCGGGTACGTGCTCGCCCTGCCCTACCCGCGCTTCCGCTCCCCGGACCTGGCCCGGCCGGAGGAGGGGACCTTCGACTCGCGCAACCTGCACCTGCACGATCTGGTGATCGCCGGCGACCTGCGCGGCCGGGGGCTGGGCAGCAGGCTGCTGCGGCACCTCACGGCGACGGCGGAGCGGTCGTCCTTCGAGCGGATCTCCCTGGTCGCCGTGGGCGGGACGGAGAGCTTCTGGGCCGGGCACGGCTACCGGCCCGACCCGGGCGCGCACCTCCCCGGGGGGTACGGCGACGGCGCCGTCTACATGTCCTGCCCGGTCCAGTCCCACCGCCACGGCGGCCCGGAAGAAGGGTCCTGA
- a CDS encoding MFS transporter has protein sequence MLPTLGDFRRDQLATAALFFFLGFQYATWASRLPALKSRFGLGETQLGLLLMICGVGAAVAFPLIAHLMRRLGSRRLALWSALGLVAVLPALSAAGGYPLVLLVIFLDGVAVGCLNVAMNAQGAALESRHGRAAMAQLHASFSAGSLGGALLASGMNTVTHSLTAHFTVAAVLSVLLLAGARTRLSADDPAAPGPGEEQAAQRKKGPGILNGASRAAVVLGCAMVFGTVTEGAMNDWSALYLTEETGASGQLAPLGIAVVSVMMVLARLVGDGWRNRWGDARMVRVGSTVAGTGLALALLTGGTWPALIGFACVGLGMATVTPCLYVAAAAQGPNALALVAAMGTTGLLAGPALIGFVAGYADLTVGMAVVAASAVLVAVCARWISWTERTSGASVASGA, from the coding sequence ATGCTGCCCACCCTCGGCGACTTCCGCCGCGACCAACTGGCCACCGCCGCCCTGTTCTTCTTCCTCGGCTTCCAGTACGCCACCTGGGCCTCCCGGCTGCCCGCCCTGAAGTCCCGCTTCGGCCTCGGGGAGACCCAGCTGGGTCTGCTGCTGATGATCTGCGGGGTCGGGGCAGCGGTGGCCTTCCCGCTGATCGCCCACCTGATGCGCCGGCTGGGCTCGCGGCGGCTGGCGCTCTGGTCCGCGCTGGGCCTGGTGGCGGTGCTGCCGGCGCTGTCGGCGGCCGGGGGTTACCCGCTCGTGCTGCTGGTGATCTTCCTCGACGGTGTGGCCGTCGGCTGTCTGAACGTCGCCATGAACGCGCAGGGGGCCGCCCTGGAGTCCCGGCACGGGCGGGCCGCGATGGCCCAGTTGCACGCGTCGTTCAGCGCGGGGTCGCTCGGGGGCGCGCTGCTGGCCTCCGGCATGAACACGGTCACGCACTCCCTGACCGCGCACTTCACGGTGGCGGCGGTGCTGTCGGTGCTGCTGCTCGCCGGTGCGCGGACCCGGCTGTCGGCCGACGACCCGGCGGCTCCCGGACCCGGGGAGGAACAGGCCGCGCAGAGGAAGAAGGGCCCCGGGATCCTGAACGGCGCTTCCCGCGCGGCTGTGGTGCTGGGCTGCGCCATGGTGTTCGGCACGGTCACCGAGGGCGCCATGAACGACTGGTCGGCGCTGTACCTGACGGAGGAGACGGGTGCCTCGGGGCAACTGGCGCCGCTGGGCATCGCCGTCGTCTCGGTGATGATGGTGCTGGCCCGCCTGGTGGGCGACGGCTGGCGCAACCGCTGGGGCGACGCGCGCATGGTGCGGGTGGGCAGCACGGTGGCGGGGACGGGCCTCGCCCTCGCCCTGCTGACGGGCGGCACCTGGCCCGCGCTCATCGGCTTCGCCTGCGTCGGCCTGGGCATGGCGACGGTGACCCCCTGCCTCTACGTCGCCGCCGCCGCTCAGGGCCCGAACGCCCTCGCCCTGGTCGCCGCCATGGGCACCACCGGCCTCCTCGCCGGCCCGGCGCTGATCGGCTTCGTCGCCGGGTACGCGGACCTGACGGTCGGCATGGCGGTGGTCGCGGCGTCCGCCGTGCTGGTGGCGGTGTGCGCGCGGTGGATCAGCTGGACGGAACGGACGAGCGGGGCCTCGGTCGCCTCGGGGGCGTGA
- a CDS encoding DUF4291 domain-containing protein, which translates to MAHARTGDHSDPVTEPTYRIRALHTDRTITVYQAYAPAIGLAAARDGRFPAEWKRDRMTWIKPSFLWMMHRCGWGGKEGQETVLAVEITRDGFEWALRRACLSHYERGLHTDRATWQRLLRRAPARVQWDPERDLRLQPLAHRSLQLGLTGEAAQRYADEWIVSIADVTPLARAVHAHVRDGEPDLARQLLPRERPYPVSGDALAHLHR; encoded by the coding sequence ATGGCGCACGCGAGGACGGGTGACCACTCTGATCCGGTGACAGAACCCACGTACCGGATCAGAGCCCTGCACACGGACCGCACGATCACCGTCTACCAGGCGTACGCGCCGGCGATCGGCCTGGCGGCGGCCCGGGACGGCCGCTTCCCGGCGGAGTGGAAGCGGGACCGGATGACGTGGATCAAGCCGTCGTTCCTGTGGATGATGCACCGCTGCGGGTGGGGCGGCAAGGAAGGGCAGGAGACGGTCCTCGCCGTCGAGATCACCCGGGACGGTTTCGAGTGGGCGCTGCGCCGCGCCTGTCTGTCCCACTACGAGCGGGGACTCCACACCGACCGCGCCACGTGGCAGCGCCTGTTGAGGCGAGCTCCCGCCCGCGTGCAGTGGGACCCCGAACGCGACCTGCGCCTCCAGCCGCTGGCCCACCGTTCGCTCCAGCTCGGCCTCACCGGCGAAGCCGCACAGCGCTACGCCGACGAGTGGATCGTCTCCATCGCCGACGTCACACCGCTGGCCCGGGCGGTCCACGCCCATGTGCGGGACGGAGAGCCGGACCTCGCCCGGCAGCTCCTGCCGCGCGAGCGGCCCTACCCCGTGAGCGGGGACGCCCTGGCCCACCTGCACCGGTAG
- a CDS encoding toxin-antitoxin system HicB family antitoxin — MDLTPYVDTLRRELAVAAEAGGEDARELAERLTAPLESAARLTMLHVLSAAMDEITRELAPGSVDVRLRGLDPDFVVTPPPVDGGAHTEPQAAPVEPFRAPAEGDEGGTARVNLRLPAHLKARAEEAASREGLSVNAWLVRAVSAAVDGGTRPRPAEKTRTVGQSFTGWVR; from the coding sequence ATGGACCTCACCCCGTATGTCGACACCCTCCGCCGCGAGCTCGCGGTGGCCGCCGAGGCCGGCGGCGAGGACGCCCGTGAGCTGGCCGAGCGGCTGACCGCCCCCCTGGAGTCGGCGGCCCGGCTGACCATGCTGCACGTGCTCTCCGCCGCGATGGACGAGATCACCCGCGAACTCGCCCCCGGCTCGGTCGACGTACGGCTGCGCGGGCTCGACCCCGACTTCGTCGTGACACCGCCGCCCGTCGACGGCGGTGCGCACACCGAGCCGCAGGCCGCGCCCGTCGAACCGTTCAGGGCCCCGGCGGAGGGCGACGAGGGCGGCACCGCCCGCGTCAACCTGCGCCTGCCGGCCCACCTCAAGGCCCGGGCCGAGGAGGCCGCGAGCCGCGAGGGCCTGTCGGTCAACGCCTGGCTGGTGCGCGCCGTGTCGGCCGCGGTCGACGGCGGCACCAGGCCGCGGCCGGCGGAGAAGACCCGCACCGTCGGACAGAGCTTCACGGGCTGGGTGCGCTGA
- a CDS encoding DUF4097 family beta strand repeat-containing protein → MPSFDTPEPISATTHVEAGSLQFTAGDRADTVVEVRPRDPKKDLDVRTADQTEVTYTSGVLTVRTPKPNLFGRTGVVDVTVELPTGSHIDMTGAWTQVLGEGRLGDVRVKTSSGDVRLDTTGPLRLTASHGSITVDRVEGRAEITTSSGSLRVGVVDGPAVLKNSHGTTTVDAATGELRVSGANGDIEIRRAEDSVTATTAHGTLRVGEVARGTVQLETNYGAIEVGVREGTAAWLDVDSGSGQVRNALTASGTPEQTEDTVEVRARTRHGNIDIRRA, encoded by the coding sequence ATGCCTTCTTTCGACACCCCCGAACCGATCTCGGCCACGACCCACGTGGAGGCCGGATCCCTGCAGTTCACCGCGGGCGACCGCGCCGACACCGTGGTCGAGGTGCGGCCCCGCGACCCGAAGAAGGACCTGGACGTGCGGACGGCCGACCAGACCGAGGTCACGTACACGAGCGGCGTACTGACCGTCAGGACGCCCAAGCCCAACCTGTTCGGCCGCACCGGCGTCGTCGACGTGACGGTCGAACTGCCCACGGGCTCGCACATCGACATGACCGGTGCCTGGACCCAGGTGCTCGGCGAGGGCCGGCTCGGCGACGTCCGCGTGAAGACCTCGTCCGGCGACGTCCGCCTCGACACGACCGGCCCGCTGCGGCTGACCGCCTCGCACGGCTCCATCACCGTGGACCGGGTCGAGGGCAGGGCGGAGATCACCACCAGCTCCGGCAGCCTGCGCGTCGGCGTCGTCGACGGCCCCGCCGTCCTGAAGAACTCGCACGGCACCACGACCGTCGACGCCGCGACCGGCGAGCTGCGGGTGAGCGGCGCCAACGGCGACATCGAGATCCGGCGCGCCGAGGACTCGGTCACCGCCACCACCGCCCACGGCACCCTGCGCGTCGGCGAAGTGGCGCGTGGCACCGTGCAGTTGGAGACCAACTACGGCGCCATCGAGGTCGGTGTCCGCGAGGGCACGGCCGCCTGGCTGGACGTCGACTCGGGCTCGGGGCAGGTGCGCAACGCCCTCACCGCGTCCGGCACCCCGGAGCAGACCGAGGACACCGTCGAGGTCCGCGCCCGCACCCGGCACGGCAACATCGACATCCGCCGCGCCTGA
- a CDS encoding ATP-binding cassette domain-containing protein has translation MPLSVMPMPAHGASSAAVSALGLRKSYGDRTVLDGVDLTVPAGSVFALLGPNGAGKTTTVKILSTLVTADGGQARVAGHDLATDPQAVRAAIGVTGQFSAVDGLITGEENMLLMADLHHLSKREGRRVAAGLLERFDLTEAARKPASTYSGGMRRRLDIAMTLVGSPEVIFLDEPTTGLDPRSRHSVWEIVRELVSAGTTVLLTTQYLEEADELADRIAVLDDGRIVAEGTAEELKRIVPGGHVRLRFSDPAAYRSAASALREAGRHDDSLTLQVPSDGSQRELRSLLDWLDAAGVEADELTVHTPDLDDVFFALTDRTHQTEETAR, from the coding sequence ATGCCTCTTTCTGTCATGCCCATGCCCGCACACGGGGCGTCGTCCGCCGCCGTCTCCGCCCTCGGACTGCGCAAGTCCTACGGCGACCGGACCGTCCTCGACGGCGTCGACCTGACCGTCCCCGCCGGATCGGTGTTCGCCTTACTCGGGCCGAACGGCGCCGGCAAGACCACCACCGTCAAGATCCTCTCCACCCTCGTCACCGCCGACGGCGGGCAGGCCCGGGTCGCGGGGCACGACCTCGCCACCGACCCGCAGGCGGTGCGCGCCGCGATCGGTGTCACCGGTCAGTTCTCCGCCGTGGACGGGCTGATCACCGGCGAGGAGAACATGCTCCTCATGGCCGACCTGCACCACCTGTCCAAACGGGAGGGGCGGCGCGTGGCGGCCGGGCTGCTGGAGCGCTTCGACCTCACCGAGGCCGCGCGGAAGCCCGCCTCCACCTACTCGGGCGGCATGAGGCGCCGCCTCGACATCGCCATGACCCTCGTCGGCAGCCCGGAGGTGATCTTCCTCGACGAGCCGACCACCGGTCTCGACCCGCGCAGCCGCCACAGCGTGTGGGAGATCGTCCGTGAGCTGGTCTCCGCCGGCACGACCGTCCTGCTCACCACCCAGTACCTGGAGGAGGCCGACGAACTCGCCGACCGCATCGCGGTCCTCGACGACGGAAGGATCGTCGCCGAGGGCACCGCCGAGGAGCTGAAGCGGATCGTCCCGGGCGGGCACGTCCGGCTCCGCTTCAGCGACCCGGCCGCCTACCGGTCCGCCGCCTCCGCCCTGCGCGAGGCCGGCCGGCACGACGACTCCCTCACCCTCCAGGTGCCCAGCGACGGCAGCCAGCGCGAACTGCGCTCCCTGCTCGACTGGCTGGACGCGGCCGGCGTCGAGGCCGACGAGCTGACCGTGCACACCCCCGACCTCGACGACGTCTTCTTCGCCCTCACCGACCGGACCCACCAGACCGAGGAGACCGCCCGATGA
- a CDS encoding ABC transporter permease, translating into MSSLSLAVRDSHTMLRRNLLHARRYPSLTLNVLLTPVMLLLLFVYVFGDVMSAGIGGEADRSAYIAYLVPGILLMTIGGTTIGSAVSVAMDMSEGVIARFRTMAIHRGSVLIGHVAGSVLQCVLSVVLVGAVAVAIGFRTTDATVLEWILAVGLLTLVSLALTWIAVGMGLSGPNAEAASNSALPLMILPLLSSAFVPVDAMPGWFRPFAEYQPFTPAIETLRGLLLGTGIGHNGWLAVAWCLGLAALGYVWSRSLFDRDPK; encoded by the coding sequence ATGAGCTCCCTCTCCCTCGCCGTACGCGACTCGCACACGATGCTGCGCCGCAACCTCCTGCACGCCCGGCGCTATCCGTCCCTCACCCTGAACGTGCTGCTCACCCCGGTCATGCTGCTACTGCTCTTCGTCTACGTCTTCGGCGACGTGATGAGCGCCGGCATCGGCGGCGAGGCGGACCGCTCCGCGTACATCGCCTACCTGGTCCCCGGCATCCTGCTGATGACCATCGGCGGCACCACGATCGGCAGTGCCGTCTCCGTGGCGATGGACATGTCCGAGGGCGTCATCGCCCGCTTCCGCACCATGGCGATCCACCGCGGGTCGGTGCTCATCGGGCACGTCGCCGGCAGCGTGCTGCAGTGTGTGCTGAGCGTGGTCCTCGTGGGGGCCGTCGCCGTGGCGATCGGGTTCCGGACCACGGACGCCACCGTCCTGGAGTGGATCCTGGCGGTCGGCCTCCTCACCCTGGTCTCCCTGGCGCTCACCTGGATCGCGGTCGGGATGGGCCTGTCGGGCCCCAACGCGGAGGCGGCGAGCAACAGCGCGCTGCCGCTGATGATCCTGCCGCTGCTGTCCAGCGCCTTCGTGCCGGTCGACGCGATGCCGGGCTGGTTCCGGCCGTTCGCCGAGTACCAGCCGTTCACCCCCGCCATCGAGACCCTGCGCGGACTGCTCCTCGGCACCGGGATCGGCCACAACGGATGGCTCGCCGTGGCCTGGTGCCTGGGGCTGGCCGCCCTGGGGTACGTCTGGTCCCGCTCGCTGTTCGACCGCGACCCGAAGTAG
- a CDS encoding Nramp family divalent metal transporter, which yields MSTTATAPAAEHAQADPYALRPEDARPAPTAFRDRIRHLGPGFVLSAAVVGSGELITTTALGAQAGFALLWLVIVSTAVKVWVQMELAQWTILNGRTALEGYREVGPRIGRLSWINWLWIGMDFAKMFQRGGIIGGTAAACSVLWPIIGEPLSWGSLALWAVVVTVAAILLLQSGKYSLVERACLVSVVVFTLVTVSLAVGLPGTQFGYGGSELGSGFGFEIPAGTVGIALAVFGITGVGADEMTTYTYWCMEKGYARWTGPDDGSEERARRAEGWIKVMRLDALTGLAVCVLCTLSFYVIGAAVLHPQGLVPEGNEMITTLSRIYTDTMGPWAEYLFLVGAFAVLFSTLIGSTASVPRLWTNTLGLLGVIDWSDVRARTRTIRILTWCLPLLWTCFFLWMQSPVLMVQIGGIGGGVFLLAVVVAVWRLRHTGVPKRFRGNPWLTAALVLSSVAILCVGVYGVLKTLGAVPE from the coding sequence ATGTCGACCACCGCCACCGCCCCAGCGGCGGAGCACGCGCAGGCCGATCCGTACGCCCTGCGCCCCGAGGACGCCCGTCCCGCGCCGACGGCCTTCCGGGACCGGATCCGCCATCTCGGCCCCGGCTTCGTGCTGTCGGCCGCCGTCGTCGGCTCCGGGGAGCTGATCACCACCACCGCGCTCGGCGCCCAGGCCGGCTTCGCGCTGCTGTGGCTCGTGATCGTCTCCACCGCGGTCAAGGTCTGGGTCCAGATGGAACTGGCCCAGTGGACCATCCTCAACGGGCGCACCGCACTGGAGGGCTACCGCGAGGTCGGCCCGCGCATCGGCCGGCTGAGCTGGATCAACTGGCTCTGGATCGGCATGGACTTCGCCAAGATGTTCCAGCGCGGAGGCATCATCGGCGGTACGGCGGCGGCCTGTTCGGTGCTGTGGCCGATCATCGGCGAACCGCTGAGCTGGGGCTCCCTGGCGCTGTGGGCCGTCGTCGTCACCGTCGCCGCGATCCTGCTGCTGCAGTCCGGCAAGTACAGCCTGGTGGAACGCGCCTGCCTGGTCTCCGTCGTGGTGTTCACCCTGGTCACCGTCAGCCTCGCGGTCGGCCTGCCCGGCACCCAGTTCGGCTACGGCGGCAGCGAACTGGGCAGCGGCTTCGGCTTCGAGATCCCGGCCGGCACCGTCGGCATCGCCCTGGCCGTGTTCGGCATCACCGGTGTCGGCGCCGACGAGATGACGACGTACACCTACTGGTGCATGGAGAAGGGCTACGCCCGCTGGACCGGTCCCGACGACGGCAGCGAGGAGCGGGCCCGCCGCGCCGAGGGCTGGATCAAGGTGATGCGCCTGGACGCCCTGACCGGCCTCGCCGTCTGCGTGCTGTGCACCCTGTCCTTCTACGTCATCGGCGCGGCCGTCCTCCACCCGCAGGGACTGGTGCCCGAGGGCAACGAGATGATCACCACGCTGTCCCGCATCTACACGGACACGATGGGCCCCTGGGCCGAGTACTTGTTCCTCGTCGGCGCCTTCGCCGTCCTCTTCTCCACCCTCATCGGCTCCACGGCCTCCGTCCCCCGGCTGTGGACCAACACGCTCGGCCTGCTCGGCGTCATCGACTGGAGCGACGTCCGCGCCCGCACCCGCACCATCCGCATCCTCACCTGGTGCCTGCCGCTGCTGTGGACCTGCTTCTTCCTGTGGATGCAGTCGCCCGTGCTGATGGTGCAGATCGGCGGCATCGGCGGCGGCGTCTTCCTGCTCGCCGTGGTCGTCGCGGTCTGGCGGCTGCGCCACACCGGAGTGCCCAAGCGCTTCCGCGGCAACCCGTGGCTGACCGCCGCGCTCGTCCTGAGCAGCGTCGCCATCCTGTGCGTCGGCGTGTACGGCGTGCTCAAGACGCTGGGCGCGGTGCCGGAGTAG
- a CDS encoding phosphoglycerate dehydrogenase yields the protein MSTPARTTLITTPTFARHSSDPWTLLADGGAGPVRPYDDRALPHAELLERITGADALIAGMDPVTAEVMDAAPRLKVIAKHGVGTDTIDVAAARERGIPVVFAPGSNSRAVAEFTFGMVLDAARRISASHTAVTEGAWPKLFGPELHGRTIGVVGFGRIGRLVAGYARAFGMHVLAHDPYVPDDAVTAADAEPAALDALLARADVVTLHLPPAGQPLLDAARLAAMKPGAILVNAARGGLIDDTALAAALHSGHLAAAALDAFAVEPLPDGHVLRAAPRLTLTSHMAACTPEANRAMGLMVAEDVLRVLAGEPPHHAAG from the coding sequence ATGAGCACTCCGGCCCGCACCACCCTCATCACCACCCCCACCTTCGCGCGGCACTCCAGTGACCCCTGGACCCTGCTCGCCGACGGCGGCGCGGGCCCGGTCCGCCCGTACGACGACCGCGCCCTGCCGCACGCCGAACTGCTGGAGCGCATCACCGGCGCCGACGCGCTCATCGCCGGCATGGACCCGGTCACCGCCGAGGTCATGGACGCCGCCCCGCGCCTGAAGGTCATCGCCAAGCACGGCGTCGGCACCGACACCATCGACGTCGCCGCCGCCCGCGAGCGCGGCATCCCCGTCGTGTTCGCGCCCGGCTCCAACTCCCGGGCCGTCGCGGAATTCACCTTCGGGATGGTGCTCGACGCCGCCCGCCGGATCAGCGCCTCCCACACCGCCGTCACCGAAGGCGCCTGGCCCAAGCTCTTCGGTCCCGAACTCCACGGCAGGACGATCGGCGTCGTCGGCTTCGGCCGGATCGGCCGGCTGGTCGCCGGCTACGCGCGCGCCTTCGGCATGCACGTCCTCGCCCACGACCCGTACGTCCCCGACGACGCGGTCACCGCGGCCGACGCCGAACCCGCCGCGCTCGACGCCCTCCTCGCCCGCGCCGACGTCGTCACCCTGCACCTGCCGCCCGCCGGGCAGCCGCTGCTGGACGCCGCCCGGCTGGCGGCGATGAAACCCGGCGCGATCCTCGTCAACGCCGCCCGTGGCGGCCTGATCGACGACACCGCCCTCGCCGCCGCCCTGCACTCCGGGCACCTGGCCGCGGCCGCGCTCGACGCCTTCGCCGTCGAACCCCTTCCCGACGGCCACGTCCTGCGCGCCGCACCCCGGCTGACCCTCACCTCCCACATGGCCGCCTGCACCCCGGAGGCCAACCGCGCGATGGGCCTGATGGTCGCCGAGGACGTCCTGCGCGTCCTCGCCGGCGAGCCCCCGCACCACGCGGCCGGCTGA
- a CDS encoding HpcH/HpaI aldolase family protein, with product MTTAAHFTAALRDRQRLIGYWSLLDSPVAAERLARLGYDYLAFDAQHGLFGYQGLLNNLIATDTRGSTAVGMVRVEANDPTYIGRALDAGAAAVIVPLVDTARDAADAVAAVRYPPHGRRSYGPMRAQLRIGPNPADTHEQTAVLAMIETADGLANVEEICAVPGLDGIYVGPSDLRLAIGGRTSTDPDVAEEFEHALTRIREAAEAAGIAAGIHNGDGASAARRLDEGFTFASVAADVVHLQQVATAHLAAARGEDRA from the coding sequence ATGACCACCGCCGCGCACTTCACCGCCGCACTGCGCGACCGTCAGCGCCTCATCGGCTACTGGTCGCTGCTCGACTCGCCCGTCGCCGCCGAGCGACTGGCCCGCCTCGGCTACGACTACCTGGCCTTCGACGCCCAGCACGGCCTCTTCGGCTACCAGGGCCTGCTCAACAACCTCATCGCCACCGACACCCGCGGCTCCACCGCCGTCGGCATGGTCCGCGTCGAGGCCAACGACCCCACGTACATCGGCCGCGCGCTCGACGCGGGCGCCGCCGCCGTCATCGTGCCGCTCGTCGACACCGCGCGGGACGCGGCCGACGCGGTCGCCGCCGTCCGCTACCCGCCGCACGGCCGCCGCTCCTACGGCCCGATGCGCGCCCAGCTGCGCATCGGACCGAACCCGGCCGACACCCACGAGCAGACCGCCGTCCTCGCCATGATCGAGACCGCCGACGGGCTCGCCAACGTCGAGGAGATCTGCGCCGTCCCGGGCCTCGACGGCATCTACGTCGGCCCGTCCGACCTGCGCCTGGCCATCGGCGGCAGGACCTCCACCGACCCGGACGTCGCCGAGGAGTTCGAGCACGCCCTCACCCGCATCCGCGAGGCCGCCGAGGCCGCCGGCATCGCCGCCGGGATCCACAACGGCGACGGCGCGAGCGCCGCCCGCCGGCTCGACGAGGGCTTCACCTTCGCCTCCGTCGCCGCCGACGTGGTCCACCTCCAGCAGGTCGCCACCGCCCACCTGGCCGCCGCCCGCGGGGAGGACCGGGCATGA